In Oryza sativa Japonica Group chromosome 3, ASM3414082v1, one DNA window encodes the following:
- the LOC4334582 gene encoding APETALA2-like protein 2 isoform X1, translating into MLLDLNVESPERSGTSSSSVLNSGDAGGGGGGGGGGGLFRFDLLASSPDDDECSGEQHQLPAASGIVTRQLLPPPPPAAPSPAPAWQPPRRAAEDAALAQRPVVAKKTRRGPRSRSSQYRGVTFYRRTGRWESHIWDCGKQVYLGGFDTAHAAARAYDRAAIKFRGLEADINFNLSDYEDDLKQMRNWTKEEFVHILRRQSTGFARGSSKFRGVTLHKCGRWEARMGQLLGKKYIYLGLFDTEVEAARAYDRAAIRFNGREAVTNFEPASYNVDALPDAGNEAIVDGDLDLDLRISQPNARDSKSDVATTGLQLTCDSPESSNITVHQPMGSSPQWTVHHQSTPLPPQHQRLYPSHCLGFLPNLQERPMDRRPELGPMPFPTQAWQMQAPSHLPLLHAAASSGFSAGAGAGVAAATRRQPPFPADHPFYFPPTA; encoded by the exons ATGTTGTTGGATCTCAATGTGGAGTCGCCGGAACGGTCCGGCACGTCGAGCTCCTCGGTGCTAAACTCCGGGGacgccggaggcggcggtggcggtggcggtggcggaggattaTTCCGGTTCGACCTCCTCGCGAGCagccccgacgacgacgagtgctCCGGGGAGCAGCATCAGTTGCCGGCCGCCTCGGGGATCGTGACGCGTCAGCtcctcccgcctccgcctcccgcggcgccgtcgccggcgccggcgtggcagccgccgcgccgcgcggcggaggATGCCGCCCTCGCGCAGCGGCCGGTGGTCGCGAAGAAGACGCGGCGCGGGCCGAGGTCGCGGAGCTCGCAGTACAGGGGCGTCACCTTCTACAGGAGGACCGGCCGCTGGGAGTCGCACATATG GGATTGCGGGAAGCAAGTCTACCTAG GTGGTTTCGACACGGCGCACGCGGCAGCAAG GGCTTACGATCGCGCTGCGATCAAGTTCCGGGGACTGGAGGCTGACATCAACTTCAACCTGAGCGACTACGAGGACGATCTGAAGCAG ATGAGGAACTGGACCAAGGAGGAGTTCGTGCACATACTCCGGCGACAGAGCACGGGATTCGCGAGGGGGAGCTCCAAGTTCCGCGGCGTCACGCTGCACAAGTGCGGCCGCTGGGAGGCACGCATGGGCCAACTTCTTGGCAAGAA GTACATATACCTTGGGCTCTTTGACACCGAAGTTGAAGCTGCAAG AGCATATGACAGGGCAGCTATTCGCTTCAATGGGAGGGAAGCTGTTACCAACTTCGAGCCTGCATCCTACAATGTGGATGCTTTACCAGACGCCGGAAATGAGG cAATTGTTGATGGCGATCTTGATTTGGATTTGCGGATTTCGCAACCTAATGCGCGTGACTCCAAAAGCGATGTCGCCACAACTGGCCTCCAGTTAACTTGTGATTCCCCTGAATCTTCAAATATTACAGTCCACCAG CCAATGGGCTCGTCTCCCCAATGGACTGTGCATCACCAAAGCACACCACTGCCCCCTCAGCATCAACGTTTGTACCCATCTCATTGTCTTGGCTTCCTCCCGAACCTACAG GAGAGGCCAATGGACAGAAGGCCTGAGCTGGGTCCCATGCCGTTCCCAACACAGGCTTGGCAAATGCAGGCCCCTTCTCACTTGCCATTGCTCCACGCTGCAGCATCATCAGGATTctctgccggcgccggcgccggcgtcgccgccgccacccgccggcAGCCGCCGTTCCCGGCGGATCACCCCTTCTACTTCCCGCCAACCGCCTGA
- the LOC4334582 gene encoding APETALA2-like protein 2 isoform X2: MLLDLNVESPERSGTSSSSVLNSGDAGGGGGGGGGGGLFRFDLLASSPDDDECSGEQHQLPAASGIVTRQLLPPPPPAAPSPAPAWQPPRRAAEDAALAQRPVVAKKTRRGPRSRSSQYRGVTFYRRTGRWESHIWDCGKQVYLGGFDTAHAAARAYDRAAIKFRGLEADINFNLSDYEDDLKQMRNWTKEEFVHILRRQSTGFARGSSKFRGVTLHKCGRWEARMGQLLGKKYIYLGLFDTEVEAARAAIRFNGREAVTNFEPASYNVDALPDAGNEAIVDGDLDLDLRISQPNARDSKSDVATTGLQLTCDSPESSNITVHQPMGSSPQWTVHHQSTPLPPQHQRLYPSHCLGFLPNLQERPMDRRPELGPMPFPTQAWQMQAPSHLPLLHAAASSGFSAGAGAGVAAATRRQPPFPADHPFYFPPTA, translated from the exons ATGTTGTTGGATCTCAATGTGGAGTCGCCGGAACGGTCCGGCACGTCGAGCTCCTCGGTGCTAAACTCCGGGGacgccggaggcggcggtggcggtggcggtggcggaggattaTTCCGGTTCGACCTCCTCGCGAGCagccccgacgacgacgagtgctCCGGGGAGCAGCATCAGTTGCCGGCCGCCTCGGGGATCGTGACGCGTCAGCtcctcccgcctccgcctcccgcggcgccgtcgccggcgccggcgtggcagccgccgcgccgcgcggcggaggATGCCGCCCTCGCGCAGCGGCCGGTGGTCGCGAAGAAGACGCGGCGCGGGCCGAGGTCGCGGAGCTCGCAGTACAGGGGCGTCACCTTCTACAGGAGGACCGGCCGCTGGGAGTCGCACATATG GGATTGCGGGAAGCAAGTCTACCTAG GTGGTTTCGACACGGCGCACGCGGCAGCAAG GGCTTACGATCGCGCTGCGATCAAGTTCCGGGGACTGGAGGCTGACATCAACTTCAACCTGAGCGACTACGAGGACGATCTGAAGCAG ATGAGGAACTGGACCAAGGAGGAGTTCGTGCACATACTCCGGCGACAGAGCACGGGATTCGCGAGGGGGAGCTCCAAGTTCCGCGGCGTCACGCTGCACAAGTGCGGCCGCTGGGAGGCACGCATGGGCCAACTTCTTGGCAAGAA GTACATATACCTTGGGCTCTTTGACACCGAAGTTGAAGCTGCAAG GGCAGCTATTCGCTTCAATGGGAGGGAAGCTGTTACCAACTTCGAGCCTGCATCCTACAATGTGGATGCTTTACCAGACGCCGGAAATGAGG cAATTGTTGATGGCGATCTTGATTTGGATTTGCGGATTTCGCAACCTAATGCGCGTGACTCCAAAAGCGATGTCGCCACAACTGGCCTCCAGTTAACTTGTGATTCCCCTGAATCTTCAAATATTACAGTCCACCAG CCAATGGGCTCGTCTCCCCAATGGACTGTGCATCACCAAAGCACACCACTGCCCCCTCAGCATCAACGTTTGTACCCATCTCATTGTCTTGGCTTCCTCCCGAACCTACAG GAGAGGCCAATGGACAGAAGGCCTGAGCTGGGTCCCATGCCGTTCCCAACACAGGCTTGGCAAATGCAGGCCCCTTCTCACTTGCCATTGCTCCACGCTGCAGCATCATCAGGATTctctgccggcgccggcgccggcgtcgccgccgccacccgccggcAGCCGCCGTTCCCGGCGGATCACCCCTTCTACTTCCCGCCAACCGCCTGA
- the LOC4334582 gene encoding APETALA2-like protein 2 isoform X3, which yields MLLDLNVESPERSGTSSSSVLNSGDAGGGGGGGGGGGLFRFDLLASSPDDDECSGEQHQLPAASGIVTRQLLPPPPPAAPSPAPAWQPPRRAAEDAALAQRPVVAKKTRRGPRSRSSQYRGVTFYRRTGRWESHIWDCGKQVYLGGFDTAHAAARAYDRAAIKFRGLEADINFNLSDYEDDLKQMRNWTKEEFVHILRRQSTGFARGSSKFRGVTLHKCGRWEARMGQLLGKKYIYLGLFDTEVEAARAYDRAAIRFNGREAVTNFEPASYNVDALPDAGNEAIVDGDLDLDLRISQPNARDSKSDVATTGLQLTCDSPESSNITVHQPMGSSPQWTVHHQSTPLPPQHQRLYPSHCLGFLPNLQEKHYSIKNPML from the exons ATGTTGTTGGATCTCAATGTGGAGTCGCCGGAACGGTCCGGCACGTCGAGCTCCTCGGTGCTAAACTCCGGGGacgccggaggcggcggtggcggtggcggtggcggaggattaTTCCGGTTCGACCTCCTCGCGAGCagccccgacgacgacgagtgctCCGGGGAGCAGCATCAGTTGCCGGCCGCCTCGGGGATCGTGACGCGTCAGCtcctcccgcctccgcctcccgcggcgccgtcgccggcgccggcgtggcagccgccgcgccgcgcggcggaggATGCCGCCCTCGCGCAGCGGCCGGTGGTCGCGAAGAAGACGCGGCGCGGGCCGAGGTCGCGGAGCTCGCAGTACAGGGGCGTCACCTTCTACAGGAGGACCGGCCGCTGGGAGTCGCACATATG GGATTGCGGGAAGCAAGTCTACCTAG GTGGTTTCGACACGGCGCACGCGGCAGCAAG GGCTTACGATCGCGCTGCGATCAAGTTCCGGGGACTGGAGGCTGACATCAACTTCAACCTGAGCGACTACGAGGACGATCTGAAGCAG ATGAGGAACTGGACCAAGGAGGAGTTCGTGCACATACTCCGGCGACAGAGCACGGGATTCGCGAGGGGGAGCTCCAAGTTCCGCGGCGTCACGCTGCACAAGTGCGGCCGCTGGGAGGCACGCATGGGCCAACTTCTTGGCAAGAA GTACATATACCTTGGGCTCTTTGACACCGAAGTTGAAGCTGCAAG AGCATATGACAGGGCAGCTATTCGCTTCAATGGGAGGGAAGCTGTTACCAACTTCGAGCCTGCATCCTACAATGTGGATGCTTTACCAGACGCCGGAAATGAGG cAATTGTTGATGGCGATCTTGATTTGGATTTGCGGATTTCGCAACCTAATGCGCGTGACTCCAAAAGCGATGTCGCCACAACTGGCCTCCAGTTAACTTGTGATTCCCCTGAATCTTCAAATATTACAGTCCACCAG CCAATGGGCTCGTCTCCCCAATGGACTGTGCATCACCAAAGCACACCACTGCCCCCTCAGCATCAACGTTTGTACCCATCTCATTGTCTTGGCTTCCTCCCGAACCTACAG GAGAAGCATTATAGCATTAAGAATCCTATGCTGTGA